One genomic window of Pseudomonadales bacterium includes the following:
- a CDS encoding diacylglycerol kinase gives MPKSNPRNTDNSRSPYKGTQGIKRLTNATGYSLKGFCAAWQHEAAFRQEALLVTVLIPLAFFVTENSLERLLLVGSLLIVLLTELLNSALETVVDRISYEHHELSGRAKDLGSAAVLVSLAIAGITWGIILL, from the coding sequence ATGCCAAAAAGCAACCCCCGCAACACAGATAACAGCCGGAGTCCCTACAAAGGTACCCAGGGCATCAAAAGACTGACAAATGCAACGGGTTATTCACTCAAAGGATTTTGCGCGGCGTGGCAGCATGAAGCCGCTTTTCGCCAGGAAGCTCTGCTTGTGACGGTCTTAATACCACTGGCATTTTTCGTTACTGAAAACAGTCTGGAGCGACTTCTCCTTGTGGGCAGCTTATTAATAGTTTTACTAACCGAATTATTGAACTCTGCCCTTGAAACCGTCGTAGACCGAATCAGTTACGAGCATCATGAATTAAGCGGCAGAGCCAAGGATCTGGGATCCGCGGCTGTTCTTGTCAGTTTGGCAATCGCAGGCATAACCTGGGGGATTATCCTGCTGTGA
- a CDS encoding phosphoethanolamine--lipid A transferase, which produces MEIKNLQFRAPARILTLIVTVYLLVMFNGRFFRTVYELHGIGGVDSWLYIISLFFFLAVLINFSLTILAIPWLLKPTLIFILIVSSLTCYFMETYNILIDKTMIQNTMETDIRESWELLSFNLLTFVGLSGLIPAALVWKIKIDYGNSRGFALEKLLISIITILIAGFIALLFYQDYASLFRNHRYIRDLIVPVNYVHSLNAYAKQFLPKNTPEFQSIGLDAHVTESWGLPTDKKVVTVIVVGETARSANFSLYDYPRATNPELKRHDIISFSQVSSCGTSTAVSLPCMFSHEGRDIYNERQARNSDNLLDILQRAGLEAVWIDNNSGCKGVCNRIKHLNVSPGDNINFCKGAECYDMVLISKLQQAIESSEKNMVIVMHQVGSHGPAYFLRTPEEFQKFKPFCHTNQLQECSQQEIINAYDNTILYTDHVLSAVIDFLDSRKNVLDASMLYVSDHGESLGENNLYLHGIPYFMAPEEQTHVPMILWLSNNFAKRFSIDKTCLQNKRQERLSHDNLFDSMIGMLGVQTSIYQRERDIFDSCRGANSTDFPLAKHQASKGVE; this is translated from the coding sequence TTGGAAATAAAGAATTTACAGTTCCGAGCCCCCGCCAGGATATTAACCCTGATAGTTACTGTTTATCTGCTGGTTATGTTTAATGGCCGTTTTTTCAGAACAGTATACGAGCTACACGGTATTGGAGGCGTGGATAGCTGGCTGTACATAATAAGTCTTTTTTTCTTCTTGGCAGTGCTAATTAACTTTTCCCTCACCATTCTGGCAATACCCTGGCTGTTAAAGCCCACGCTTATCTTTATATTGATTGTTTCCTCACTGACCTGCTATTTCATGGAAACGTATAACATCCTGATTGATAAAACCATGATTCAGAACACGATGGAGACTGATATCAGGGAAAGCTGGGAGTTGTTAAGTTTTAACCTGCTAACCTTTGTTGGACTGTCCGGTTTAATACCCGCCGCCCTCGTTTGGAAAATCAAAATAGATTATGGCAACTCCAGAGGGTTTGCGCTTGAGAAACTGCTCATTAGCATCATCACAATTTTGATAGCTGGCTTTATTGCTCTACTGTTTTATCAGGACTATGCGTCCCTGTTTCGCAATCACCGCTATATCCGTGACCTCATAGTGCCAGTTAACTACGTTCATTCACTCAATGCCTACGCAAAACAATTTCTGCCAAAGAACACCCCGGAGTTTCAGTCCATTGGGCTGGATGCACATGTCACCGAAAGCTGGGGCTTACCTACTGACAAGAAGGTAGTCACCGTGATCGTAGTAGGTGAAACAGCCCGCAGCGCCAATTTTTCTCTTTACGATTACCCCCGGGCAACCAACCCTGAATTGAAACGACATGACATCATCAGTTTTAGCCAGGTTTCTTCCTGTGGTACCTCCACAGCCGTATCTCTGCCCTGCATGTTTTCCCATGAAGGCCGTGATATCTACAATGAGCGACAGGCCCGCAACTCGGATAACCTCCTGGATATACTGCAAAGGGCAGGTTTGGAGGCTGTCTGGATTGATAATAATTCCGGCTGCAAAGGGGTGTGCAACCGGATAAAACATCTGAACGTTTCCCCAGGGGATAACATCAATTTCTGCAAGGGTGCCGAATGTTACGACATGGTGCTAATCAGTAAATTGCAGCAAGCTATCGAAAGCTCGGAAAAAAATATGGTCATTGTCATGCATCAGGTTGGCAGCCATGGTCCAGCCTACTTCCTGCGCACACCCGAAGAGTTTCAAAAATTCAAACCCTTTTGCCATACCAATCAATTACAGGAATGTAGCCAGCAGGAAATTATCAATGCCTACGACAACACTATTTTATACACCGACCATGTTTTATCTGCCGTCATTGACTTTCTTGACTCCAGAAAAAATGTTCTGGATGCCAGTATGCTCTACGTATCTGACCACGGCGAATCACTGGGCGAGAACAACCTATACCTTCATGGCATTCCCTATTTCATGGCTCCCGAGGAGCAAACCCATGTCCCCATGATCCTCTGGCTCAGTAATAATTTTGCCAAGCGATTCTCTATTGACAAAACCTGCCTGCAAAATAAACGTCAGGAACGTTTAAGCCATGACAATCTGTTTGACTCCATGATCGGTATGCTCGGTGTTCAAACCAGTATTTATCAAAGAGAACGCGATATTTTCGACAGTTGCCGAGGGGCAAACAGCACTGATTTTCCTTTAGCAAAGCATCAAGCCAGCAAGGGTGTTGAATAA
- a CDS encoding response regulator transcription factor, whose product MKNKYRLLIVEDHQKLAENLYEYLGDQHYELDYAADGLTALHLLATNSYDVIVLDIMLPGISGLTLCQRIRQDLQSSVPVIMLTARDSIEDKTKAFNSGADDYLIKPFHMRELELRIQALLRRGSVDQDYLRAEDLTYCPGTLKVSFRNKAEVTLSGYSATIFEILVRQYPKFVSYQEFSRKLWGIDDGDPNTVRTHVYGLRKTLKEAFGQDVIKTLHGRGYALHLI is encoded by the coding sequence GTGAAAAACAAGTACCGCTTACTGATCGTTGAAGATCATCAAAAACTGGCCGAGAATCTTTATGAATATCTCGGTGATCAACATTATGAGCTGGATTATGCAGCTGACGGTCTAACCGCACTTCATCTGCTGGCAACCAATAGTTATGATGTTATCGTTCTGGATATTATGCTGCCCGGAATCAGTGGGTTAACGCTTTGCCAGCGAATTCGTCAGGATTTACAGTCTTCCGTGCCCGTTATTATGTTAACTGCCCGGGATTCTATCGAAGATAAAACAAAGGCATTTAATAGCGGCGCTGATGATTATCTGATCAAACCTTTTCACATGCGCGAACTTGAACTTCGCATCCAGGCTTTACTCCGCCGCGGCAGTGTCGACCAGGACTACCTGAGAGCAGAAGATCTCACCTACTGCCCCGGAACTCTTAAAGTCTCATTTCGAAATAAAGCCGAAGTCACCCTGTCAGGTTACAGTGCAACGATTTTTGAAATTCTTGTTCGGCAATATCCAAAGTTTGTCAGCTATCAGGAGTTCAGCCGAAAACTCTGGGGCATTGATGATGGTGACCCAAACACAGTTCGCACCCATGTTTACGGGTTGCGTAAAACCCTAAAAGAAGCTTTCGGCCAGGATGTTATAAAAACATTACATGGTCGTGGCTATGCCCTTCACCTCATTTAG
- a CDS encoding phosphatase PAP2 family protein, which yields MKKFYFYHGLLPLLLLLLATLWLDYFHFDFILSDHLYAVQGYNWNLKENWLLEGIIHRGGRIFVGVCITLNLCALITTWFVSSMANYRRGLIYLLTTVLVSLVVVSGLKAITHIDCPWSFQVYGGEKPVHPVFASIFGTGTGRCFPSGHASGGYAWIALYFFCLLCKPRWRFAGLTFGLLLGAIFGFSQQFRGAHLLSHDIWTVGICWFTALIGFIWTSKKPIHVCQAEVGGYNPGYE from the coding sequence GTGAAAAAGTTTTATTTCTACCATGGCTTATTACCTCTTCTTTTGCTGCTGCTTGCTACTCTGTGGCTGGATTATTTTCACTTTGATTTTATTCTGTCAGATCACCTTTATGCGGTTCAGGGTTACAACTGGAATTTGAAGGAAAACTGGCTGCTAGAAGGCATTATTCACAGAGGCGGCCGTATTTTTGTAGGCGTTTGCATCACCCTCAACCTGTGCGCATTGATTACCACCTGGTTTGTTTCTTCAATGGCCAACTATCGCCGGGGGCTAATCTATCTATTAACCACCGTACTTGTTTCCCTAGTGGTTGTTTCCGGATTAAAGGCGATTACGCATATAGACTGCCCCTGGAGCTTTCAAGTCTATGGTGGAGAAAAACCTGTACACCCGGTTTTTGCTTCCATTTTTGGCACGGGAACCGGCCGTTGCTTCCCCTCCGGTCATGCCAGTGGAGGTTACGCATGGATCGCACTCTATTTCTTTTGCCTGCTTTGTAAACCCAGGTGGCGCTTTGCGGGTCTGACTTTTGGTTTGTTATTGGGAGCAATATTTGGATTTTCCCAACAATTTCGGGGGGCTCATTTACTGTCGCATGACATCTGGACCGTTGGCATTTGCTGGTTTACTGCTCTGATTGGTTTCATCTGGACAAGTAAAAAACCGATTCATGTGTGCCAAGCAGAGGTAGGAGGTTACAATCCGGGTTATGAGTGA